One segment of Triticum aestivum cultivar Chinese Spring chromosome 2A, IWGSC CS RefSeq v2.1, whole genome shotgun sequence DNA contains the following:
- the LOC123188823 gene encoding uncharacterized protein, whose translation MVYEFYANLFTSEPCTSLDAVLEAIPSKVNEEINEALCREYTNDEIKTALFQMGPTKAPGPDGFPALFYQKHWELLEEDICAAVKGFLLGSEIPEGFNDPQKEASGELKGIRNGRNGPPISHLLFADTSVFFTKGDDRSIDTLKSAIQTYCDGSGQKINTRKSSIFFGTNCNEQIKERVKQKMGIQDDTLQATYLGMPTWVGRSPTNSFSFLTGRLWKKLNGWSDRPLSRAGKEILLKSVAQAMPTYVMSCFQLPIGVCEKMKRPISNFWWGVEDGRRKVHWRSWKWLSSPKYLGGMGFRDLAIFNLALLGKQCWRLLTNANSLCAKVLKGMYYPEGIFGQLNARGHLHILGVV comes from the exons ATGGTATATGAGTTTTATGCTAACTTATTCACCTCTGAACCTTGTACCTCATTAGATGCAGTGCTGGAAGCAATTCCTTCTAAGGTGAATGAAGAAATCAATGAAGCGCTTTGTCGAGAATATACAAATGACGAAATCAAGACTGCACTATTCCAGATGGGCCCCACCAAGGCCCCTGGACCCGACGGATTTCCTGCTCTATTTTACCAAAAACATTGGGAGCTGCTAGAAGAGGATATTTGTGCAGCAGTGAAGGGTTTTCTATTGGGATCCGAAATTCCAGAAGGCTTCAATGATCCG CAAAAGGAAGCTTCCGGAGAATTGAAGGGGATTCGTAATGGCAGAAATGGCCCTCCTATCTCCCATCTCCTTTTTGCCGACACCAGCGTGTTCTTTACTAAAGGAGATGATAGGAGTATTGATACTCTTAAATCAGCTATTCAAACTTATTGCGATGGGTCTGGACAGAAGATTAATACTCGAAAATCATCTATATTCTTTGGCACCAATTGTAATGAGCAAATAAAGGAAAGGGTAAAGCAGAAGATGGGAATCCAAGATGATACACTACAAGCTACTTATCTTGGTATGCCGACCTGGGTGGGACGTTCACCAACGAACAGCTTTAGCTTTCTCACTGGTCGACTCTGGAAAAAACTCAACGGTTGGAGTGATAGACCTCTGTCAAGGGCTGGGAAGGAAATTCTATTAAAATCAGTCGCACAGGCAATGCCAACTTATGTAATGAGTTGCTTTCAACTTCCCATTGGTGTCTGTGAAAAGATGAAAAGGCCTATTTCAAATTTCTGGTGGGGTGTAGAAGATGGGAGAAGGAAAGTGCATTGGAGATCTTGGAAGTGGTTATCCTCGCCAAAATATTTAGGTGGCATGGGCTTTAGAGACTTAGCAATTTTCAATCTGGCTTTGTTGGGAAAACAATGTTGGCGCCTATTAACAAATGCTAATTCATTGTGTGCCAAGGTTTTAAAAGGAATGTACTATCCAGAAGGGATTTTTGGACAGCTAAATGCCCGAGGTCATCTTCATATACTTGGCGTAGTCTGA